A section of the Dermacoccus nishinomiyaensis genome encodes:
- the rpmG gene encoding 50S ribosomal protein L33: MASKSADVRPKITMACTECKERNYVTKKNRRNNPDRLELAKYCKRCTKHTAHRETR; the protein is encoded by the coding sequence ATGGCCTCGAAGAGCGCTGACGTTCGCCCGAAGATCACGATGGCTTGCACCGAGTGCAAGGAGCGCAACTACGTCACCAAGAAGAACCGTCGGAACAACCCCGACCGTCTCGAGCTGGCGAAGTACTGCAAGCGCTGCACGAAGCACACGGCTCACCGCGAGACCCGCTGA
- a CDS encoding MaoC/PaaZ C-terminal domain-containing protein codes for MSEHEHRSVDLTSASAGDTLLETSETLRRADLVAYADASGDQNPIHQDEAFAKSVGLPDVIAHGMLTMGLVASRIEELAQGHLIVSFGTRFAAPVVVPAGGDARVDIVVSLFSRDDDAGRVTLDAAVSVAGTKVLSRTRAVIQL; via the coding sequence ATGAGCGAGCACGAACACCGCAGCGTCGACCTCACGTCCGCGAGCGCGGGCGACACGTTGCTCGAGACGAGCGAAACGCTTCGACGCGCCGATCTCGTCGCCTACGCCGACGCCAGCGGCGATCAGAACCCGATCCACCAGGACGAGGCGTTCGCCAAGAGCGTCGGCCTGCCCGACGTCATCGCCCACGGCATGCTGACGATGGGGCTGGTCGCCTCACGCATCGAGGAGCTGGCGCAGGGGCACTTGATCGTCTCCTTCGGCACCCGCTTCGCCGCGCCCGTCGTCGTGCCTGCCGGCGGCGATGCACGCGTCGACATCGTCGTCTCGCTGTTCTCGCGCGACGACGACGCGGGCAGGGTGACGCTGGACGCGGCGGTGTCGGTGGCAGGCACTAAGGTCTTGAGTCGAACGA
- a CDS encoding MaoC/PaaZ C-terminal domain-containing protein, which yields MTRTIELKGEPKLGPMFAKAVVTGSKRKGRTLPDLEVVRRDVTPNVADVADYDAVCGFALSNRVPSTYLHVLVFPLQVALMSDPGFPFALMGSVHLENTIRQHRPVLLGETLELRARVENLRPHFRGAQADLVGEAYVDGELVWEDRSSYLFRGAKVDGEVPPKVDEPDAIDGFGATWRLAGDLGRRYAKVSGDVNPIHMNPLAAKALGFPTTIVHGMWSKARMLGALENRLPDAYEVNVAFKKPVLIPSTARFIAQSAGRPGSFDLALRNAKKGTEHARGTIRPL from the coding sequence GTGACGCGCACGATCGAGCTGAAGGGCGAGCCGAAGCTCGGCCCCATGTTCGCGAAGGCCGTCGTCACCGGGTCGAAGCGCAAGGGGCGGACGCTGCCCGACCTCGAGGTCGTGCGACGCGACGTGACGCCGAACGTCGCGGACGTCGCCGACTACGACGCGGTCTGCGGGTTCGCGCTGAGCAACCGGGTGCCGAGCACGTACCTGCACGTGCTCGTCTTCCCGCTGCAGGTCGCGCTCATGTCGGATCCGGGTTTCCCGTTCGCCCTCATGGGTTCGGTGCACCTCGAGAACACGATCCGTCAGCACCGTCCGGTGCTGTTGGGCGAGACGCTGGAGCTGCGCGCGCGGGTCGAGAACCTGCGCCCGCACTTCCGTGGTGCGCAGGCCGACCTCGTCGGTGAGGCGTACGTCGACGGCGAACTCGTGTGGGAGGACCGCTCGTCGTACCTCTTTCGCGGCGCGAAGGTCGACGGAGAGGTGCCGCCGAAGGTCGACGAGCCGGACGCCATCGACGGTTTCGGTGCAACGTGGCGCCTCGCCGGCGACCTCGGACGCCGATACGCGAAGGTGTCGGGCGACGTCAACCCGATCCACATGAACCCGCTCGCCGCGAAGGCGCTCGGCTTCCCGACGACGATCGTGCACGGCATGTGGAGCAAGGCCCGCATGCTCGGCGCGCTCGAGAACCGGTTGCCCGACGCCTACGAGGTGAACGTTGCGTTCAAGAAGCCGGTGCTCATCCCGTCGACGGCGCGTTTCATCGCGCAGTCCGCGGGCAGGCCGGGGTCGTTCGACCTCGCGCTGCGCAACGCCAAGAAGGGCACGGAGCACGCTCGGGGCACGATCCGTCCGCTGTGA
- a CDS encoding FAS1-like dehydratase domain-containing protein gives MPVNPAVEGRTYRMPQAHVVTRDEIVTFARAVRTSDDRCLDVDAARAAGHTDIVAPTTFAVTLAQQAEALFMRDEEAGVDFSRLVHGEETFTHHAPIVAGEALIAETTVARVRSAGGHDMVTLATAVTTADGSHRADTTSVVVIRAEEAHA, from the coding sequence ATGCCAGTGAACCCGGCGGTCGAGGGCCGCACCTACCGCATGCCGCAGGCGCACGTCGTCACGCGCGATGAGATCGTGACGTTCGCCCGCGCCGTCCGCACGAGCGACGACCGTTGCCTCGACGTCGACGCCGCCCGCGCCGCGGGCCACACGGACATCGTCGCGCCGACGACGTTCGCCGTCACGCTCGCCCAGCAGGCGGAGGCGCTCTTCATGCGCGATGAGGAGGCCGGCGTCGACTTCTCGCGCCTCGTCCATGGTGAGGAGACGTTCACGCATCACGCGCCGATCGTCGCGGGAGAGGCGCTCATCGCCGAGACGACCGTCGCGCGCGTTCGCTCGGCCGGCGGACACGACATGGTCACGCTCGCCACCGCCGTCACGACCGCTGATGGGTCGCATCGAGCTGACACGACGAGCGTCGTCGTCATCAGGGCAGAGGAGGCACACGCATGA
- a CDS encoding 3-oxoacyl-ACP reductase yields MADGYSNFVNNGFGKKLAKQIGLPQPPVLRRYEVGQDLLDGPAAVGTVGSGVVGSTAAAILRGSGADVVDATAEATYSDKLGAFVIDVTAATKLTDLETFREIAIPAVKALGRSARVIVMATTPSALDDVEAAATAQAFEGITRSIGKELRAGGSANLFWIDPDAQGDAAVLEAPLRFFGSSRSAYVSGQPIRIRKHAVTEVADWHQPFAGQVAVITGAARGIGAQIARVFARAGAHVIAVDIPAAGDALSKVANEIGGTSLGLDITSPDAGTKIAEAVARHADKLDVIVHNAGITRDKLFVNTDEARWNSVVDVNLGAQFRINEVLLDPATKGGLKDGGRIVSVASTSGIGGNRGQANYAASKAGVIGMVRELSEKLAERDITVNAVAPGFIETDMTSKIPMATREVGRRLNSMMQGGNPIDVGEAIAFFAEPGSAGVTGQVLRVCGQSQIGA; encoded by the coding sequence ATGGCTGACGGTTACTCGAACTTCGTCAACAACGGTTTCGGCAAGAAGCTCGCCAAGCAGATCGGGCTGCCGCAGCCGCCCGTCCTGCGCCGTTACGAGGTCGGTCAGGACCTGCTCGACGGCCCCGCCGCCGTCGGCACGGTCGGTTCCGGCGTCGTCGGTTCGACGGCCGCGGCGATCCTGCGCGGCTCCGGCGCCGACGTGGTCGACGCCACCGCAGAGGCGACGTACTCCGACAAGCTCGGCGCGTTCGTCATCGACGTCACCGCGGCGACGAAGCTGACCGACCTCGAGACGTTCCGCGAGATCGCCATCCCGGCGGTCAAGGCGCTCGGCAGGTCGGCGCGCGTCATCGTCATGGCGACGACGCCGTCCGCGCTCGACGACGTCGAAGCCGCCGCGACGGCACAGGCGTTCGAGGGCATCACGCGCTCGATCGGCAAGGAACTGCGCGCCGGCGGCTCGGCGAACCTGTTCTGGATCGACCCCGACGCCCAGGGCGACGCGGCCGTGCTCGAGGCGCCGCTGCGCTTCTTCGGCTCGAGCCGCTCGGCGTATGTGTCGGGTCAGCCGATCCGCATCCGCAAGCACGCCGTCACCGAGGTCGCCGACTGGCACCAGCCGTTCGCAGGCCAGGTCGCCGTCATCACGGGTGCGGCGCGCGGCATCGGCGCGCAGATCGCGCGCGTGTTCGCGCGCGCCGGTGCGCACGTCATCGCCGTCGACATCCCGGCCGCCGGGGACGCGCTGAGCAAGGTCGCCAACGAGATCGGCGGCACCTCGCTCGGGCTCGACATCACCTCACCCGACGCGGGCACGAAGATCGCCGAAGCCGTCGCCCGTCACGCCGACAAGCTCGACGTCATCGTCCACAACGCGGGCATCACGCGCGACAAGCTGTTCGTCAACACCGACGAGGCGCGCTGGAACTCGGTCGTCGACGTCAACCTCGGCGCGCAGTTCCGCATCAACGAGGTGCTGCTCGACCCGGCGACGAAGGGTGGTCTCAAGGACGGCGGACGCATCGTGTCGGTCGCCTCGACCTCCGGTATCGGCGGCAACCGCGGTCAGGCGAACTACGCGGCGTCGAAGGCCGGCGTCATCGGCATGGTGCGTGAGCTCTCGGAGAAGCTGGCCGAGCGCGACATCACCGTCAACGCCGTCGCGCCCGGCTTCATCGAGACCGACATGACGTCCAAGATTCCCATGGCGACGCGCGAGGTGGGCCGCCGCCTCAACTCGATGATGCAGGGCGGCAACCCGATCGACGTCGGCGAGGCCATCGCGTTCTTCGCCGAGCCGGGCTCGGCGGGCGTCACCGGCCAGGTGCTGCGCGTGTGCGGGCAGAGCCAGATCGGAGCCTGA